Proteins from one Embleya scabrispora genomic window:
- a CDS encoding ROK family glucokinase codes for MGLTIGVDIGGTKILAGVVDADGVILDRLKVATPKDADGTAQVIAEAVNTLRRNHVVEAVGLGAAGFIGADRSTVLFSANVGAWVGEPLRDRMEALIGLPVVVENDANAAAWGEVRFGAAAGHTNVMCVTVGTGIGGAIVFGGELYRGGGGIAGEPGHMRVVPDGLACPCGNYGCWERYASGSALTRYARDRAAGLPEAAEKLLALGDGTPAGIQGPHVTQAALLGDPVSLAAFRELGTWLGQGLADLSAVLDPAAFVIGGGVSDAGDLLLVPALETYRSVLRRGHRLGAEVVVATLGSDAGLVGAADLARH; via the coding sequence ATGGGACTCACGATCGGTGTCGACATCGGTGGCACCAAAATCCTCGCGGGTGTGGTCGACGCCGACGGGGTGATCCTCGATCGGCTCAAGGTCGCCACCCCCAAGGACGCCGATGGCACCGCGCAGGTGATCGCCGAGGCGGTCAACACCCTGCGGCGCAACCACGTCGTGGAGGCGGTCGGGCTCGGCGCGGCCGGATTCATCGGCGCGGACCGCTCGACCGTGCTGTTCTCGGCCAACGTCGGCGCCTGGGTCGGCGAGCCGCTCCGGGATCGGATGGAGGCGCTGATCGGCCTGCCGGTCGTGGTCGAGAACGACGCCAACGCCGCGGCCTGGGGCGAGGTGCGCTTCGGCGCGGCCGCCGGGCACACCAACGTGATGTGCGTGACCGTCGGCACCGGCATCGGCGGCGCGATCGTGTTCGGCGGCGAGCTGTACCGCGGCGGCGGCGGGATAGCGGGTGAGCCCGGCCACATGCGGGTGGTGCCCGACGGCCTCGCCTGCCCGTGCGGCAACTACGGCTGCTGGGAGCGGTACGCCAGCGGCAGCGCGCTGACCCGCTACGCCCGCGACCGGGCGGCCGGCCTGCCCGAGGCGGCGGAGAAGCTGCTCGCCCTCGGCGACGGCACCCCCGCGGGCATCCAGGGCCCGCACGTCACCCAGGCCGCGCTGCTCGGCGACCCCGTCTCGCTGGCCGCCTTCCGCGAGCTGGGCACCTGGCTCGGCCAGGGCCTGGCCGACCTGTCCGCCGTGCTCGACCCCGCCGCGTTCGTGATCGGCGGCGGCGTCTCGGACGCGGGCGACCTCCTGCTCGTCCCCGCCCTGGAGACCTACCGCAGCGTGCTGCGCCGCGGCCACCGGCTCGGCGCCGAGGTCGTGGTCGCCACCCTGGGCAGCGACGCGGGACTGGTCGGCGCGGCGGACCTGGCCCGCCACTGA
- a CDS encoding glycosyltransferase family 4 protein, which produces MMKTLIVTNDFPPRPGGIQSFVHSMALRLPADGVVVYTSSWRDRAETVAFDAAQPFPVVRDRTSMLVPTPGAVRRAREIARAEGCDTVWFGAAAPLGLMAPSLRAVGVERLVATTHGHEAGWAVLPGARRLLRRIGEGVDTVTYLGEYTRGKIAPALTPAAAARMVQLPPGVDENVFRPDVGGAEVRARHGLSDRPVVVCVSRLVPRKGQDVLVHALPRIRRRVPDAALLIVGAGPYRDRLETMVDQVGVRDSVVFTGAVPWAELPAHHEAGDVFAMPCRTRRRGLDVEGLGIVYLEASAVGRPVVAGDSGGAPDAVLEGETGHVVDGRSPAAVADRVAGLLADPERAARMGAAGRGWVERAWRWDLLSERLRGLLDPKAG; this is translated from the coding sequence GTGATGAAGACCTTGATCGTCACCAACGACTTCCCGCCCCGCCCCGGCGGCATCCAGTCCTTCGTGCACTCCATGGCGCTGCGTCTGCCCGCGGACGGCGTCGTGGTCTACACGTCCTCGTGGCGGGACCGGGCCGAGACAGTCGCGTTCGACGCGGCGCAGCCCTTCCCGGTGGTGCGGGATCGTACGTCGATGCTGGTGCCCACGCCGGGCGCGGTGCGCCGGGCCCGGGAGATCGCCCGGGCCGAGGGGTGCGACACCGTCTGGTTCGGCGCGGCGGCGCCGCTGGGCCTGATGGCGCCGAGCCTGCGGGCGGTCGGCGTGGAGCGGCTTGTGGCCACCACGCACGGGCACGAGGCGGGCTGGGCCGTACTGCCGGGCGCCAGGCGGCTGTTGCGGCGGATCGGCGAGGGGGTGGACACGGTCACCTACCTGGGCGAGTACACCCGGGGCAAGATCGCACCGGCGCTCACCCCGGCCGCCGCCGCGCGCATGGTGCAACTGCCGCCCGGCGTGGACGAGAACGTGTTCCGCCCGGACGTCGGCGGCGCCGAGGTGCGGGCCCGACACGGCCTGAGCGATCGGCCGGTCGTGGTCTGCGTGTCGCGGCTCGTGCCGCGCAAGGGCCAGGACGTCCTCGTGCACGCGTTGCCGAGGATTCGCCGCCGGGTGCCGGACGCGGCGCTGCTGATCGTCGGCGCCGGGCCGTACCGGGACCGCCTGGAGACGATGGTCGACCAGGTCGGCGTGCGCGACTCGGTGGTGTTCACCGGCGCGGTGCCGTGGGCCGAGTTGCCCGCGCACCACGAGGCGGGCGACGTGTTCGCGATGCCGTGTCGCACCCGGCGTCGGGGCCTGGACGTGGAGGGCCTGGGGATCGTCTACCTGGAGGCGTCGGCGGTGGGCCGGCCGGTGGTGGCGGGCGATTCGGGCGGCGCGCCCGACGCGGTGCTGGAGGGGGAGACGGGCCATGTGGTCGACGGCCGCTCGCCGGCCGCCGTCGCCGATCGGGTCGCGGGCCTGCTGGCCGACCCGGAGCGGGCCGCGCGGATGGGCGCGGCGGGCCGCGGCTGGGTGGAGCGGGCCTGGCGGTGGGACCTGCTCTCGGAACGACTCCGGGGACTGCTCGACCCGAAGGCGGGCTGA
- a CDS encoding SRPBCC family protein: protein MAERTSSTITIDATPAEVMAVIAGFEGYPEWTGEVKETEVLEIDESVGRAVRVRFKLDAGVISDEHVLGYTWEDDREVRWTLVTSQMLKALDGRYALSPIAGGTEVTYELTVDVKIPMLGMLKRKAEKVIIDRALTGLKKRVES from the coding sequence ATGGCTGAACGGACCAGCTCGACCATCACGATCGACGCCACGCCGGCCGAGGTCATGGCCGTCATCGCGGGGTTCGAGGGCTATCCCGAGTGGACCGGCGAGGTCAAGGAGACCGAGGTCCTGGAGATCGACGAGTCGGTCGGGCGCGCGGTGCGGGTGCGGTTCAAGCTCGACGCGGGCGTGATCAGCGACGAGCACGTGCTCGGCTACACCTGGGAGGACGACCGCGAGGTGCGGTGGACCCTGGTGACCAGCCAGATGCTCAAGGCGCTCGACGGTCGCTACGCGCTGAGCCCGATCGCCGGCGGCACCGAGGTCACCTACGAACTCACCGTCGACGTCAAGATCCCGATGCTGGGCATGCTCAAGCGCAAGGCGGAGAAGGTCATCATCGATCGGGCCCTGACCGGGCTCAAGAAGCGCGTCGAGAGCTGA
- a CDS encoding ArsA family ATPase, which translates to MTRVLLVTGLPGAGRTTVAAATAVAAARAGRRTLLLAADGTRDVDTVLDVPVGADPFDVLPGLTVQRVAVRAEFEREFLLVQGQLGAALGVVGVEPLDPEEITVPPGAGDVLALRVLARAVDARRYELIVVDLPAAERAVPALAVPEGLARYVDRLLPVERQAARALRPVLAAVAGVPMPDDWVYDTARRVAAELEVLRALVAAPTTTVRLVVRPGTVALAAARRAASALALYGHRIEDVIVNGVGAADSPDPAVRARAEVARETVDALCALFPRVPLAQVPTLAAEPLGASELADVAAHFGPVGPGGAADDDGHTIERDGERLLLLLPLPGTDRDDLDLLRRGDELVITIGPHRRLIRLPSALRRCLIEGAGLRDGVLRVRFVPDPSVWMRTPR; encoded by the coding sequence GTGACGCGGGTCCTGCTGGTCACCGGTCTCCCGGGTGCCGGGCGCACGACCGTCGCGGCGGCGACGGCGGTGGCCGCGGCGCGGGCCGGGCGGCGCACGCTGCTCCTCGCCGCCGACGGCACGCGCGACGTGGACACGGTGCTCGACGTGCCGGTCGGCGCCGATCCCTTCGACGTGCTGCCCGGGCTGACCGTGCAGCGGGTCGCGGTCCGGGCCGAGTTCGAGCGCGAGTTCCTGCTGGTGCAGGGACAGCTGGGCGCGGCTCTCGGGGTGGTCGGGGTGGAGCCGCTGGACCCCGAGGAGATCACCGTGCCGCCGGGCGCGGGGGACGTGCTGGCGCTGCGCGTGCTGGCGCGGGCGGTGGACGCGCGGCGCTACGAGTTGATCGTGGTGGACCTGCCCGCCGCCGAGCGGGCGGTGCCGGCGCTTGCCGTGCCGGAGGGTCTGGCCCGCTACGTGGACCGGCTGCTGCCGGTGGAGCGGCAGGCGGCGCGCGCGTTGCGGCCGGTGCTCGCGGCGGTCGCCGGGGTGCCGATGCCCGACGACTGGGTGTACGACACGGCCCGGAGGGTGGCCGCCGAGCTGGAGGTGCTGCGCGCGCTGGTGGCGGCGCCGACCACGACCGTGCGGCTGGTGGTGCGGCCCGGGACGGTCGCGTTGGCGGCGGCGCGGCGGGCCGCCTCGGCGCTGGCGCTGTACGGGCATCGCATCGAGGACGTGATCGTGAACGGGGTCGGCGCGGCCGACTCGCCCGATCCGGCGGTGCGGGCGCGGGCCGAAGTGGCGCGCGAGACCGTGGACGCGCTGTGCGCGCTGTTCCCGCGCGTGCCGTTGGCGCAGGTTCCCACGCTGGCCGCCGAGCCGCTGGGTGCGAGCGAACTCGCCGACGTGGCGGCGCACTTCGGCCCGGTGGGCCCGGGCGGCGCGGCCGACGACGACGGGCACACGATCGAACGCGACGGCGAGCGGCTGCTGTTGCTGCTGCCGCTGCCGGGTACCGATCGCGACGACCTGGACCTGCTGCGCCGCGGCGACGAACTGGTGATCACGATCGGCCCGCACCGCCGGCTGATCCGCCTGCCCTCGGCCCTGCGCCGCTGCCTCATCGAGGGCGCGGGCCTGCGCGACGGCGTCCTGCGCGTCCGCTTCGTCCCGGACCCGTCCGTCTGGATGCGCACGCCGCGGTAG
- a CDS encoding endonuclease/exonuclease/phosphatase family protein produces the protein MAVANGEIRVMSYNVRSLRDDRDALVRIVRHAAPDLLCIQEGPRFVRRRQAVARLARDCGLVVIAGGGTASGLLVLGGLRVTVRRAYDELPPATPGRRALGPAGAVVTVGGAEFALASAQFGPDAAERPAQADELLRRLSGLRVEHRVLAGDFRESAGRPGWDRLAGELRDGYPTAPGGSEFTAPRRDPGRRPDAVFVSEHVEVLGCGVPDDVTDADYAAASDHRPVLATLRIPVG, from the coding sequence GTGGCCGTCGCCAACGGAGAGATCCGGGTCATGTCGTACAACGTGCGCTCGCTGCGCGACGATCGGGACGCCCTGGTGCGGATCGTCCGGCACGCCGCGCCCGACCTGCTCTGCATCCAGGAGGGCCCCCGCTTCGTGCGCCGTCGGCAGGCGGTGGCCCGGCTCGCGCGCGACTGCGGCCTGGTGGTGATCGCCGGCGGCGGCACCGCGTCGGGGCTGCTCGTGCTCGGCGGACTGCGGGTGACCGTGCGGCGGGCGTACGACGAACTGCCGCCGGCCACGCCCGGGCGGCGTGCGCTCGGGCCGGCCGGAGCGGTGGTGACGGTCGGCGGCGCCGAATTCGCGCTGGCCAGCGCGCAGTTCGGCCCGGATGCGGCCGAACGGCCGGCGCAGGCCGACGAGTTGCTGCGCCGGCTGTCCGGCCTTCGAGTCGAACACCGGGTGCTGGCCGGGGACTTCCGCGAGTCGGCGGGCCGTCCCGGCTGGGACCGCCTGGCCGGGGAACTCCGCGACGGATATCCGACGGCGCCCGGCGGCTCGGAGTTCACCGCGCCGCGCCGCGACCCCGGCCGTCGCCCGGACGCCGTGTTCGTCTCCGAGCACGTCGAGGTGCTCGGCTGCGGCGTCCCCGACGACGTCACCGACGCCGACTACGCCGCCGCCTCCGACCACCGCCCGGTGCTGGCCACGCTGCGGATACCCGTCGGCTGA
- a CDS encoding metallophosphoesterase family protein — MRVHVVSDVHGAAEALARAGDGADALVCLGDLVLFLDYHDLDRGIFTDLFGVENTRELLALRNARRFAEARAFSGSLWAGVPGGARQAIEAAVRRQYAALFAAFPTPAYVTYGNVDVPELWPDYAREGVTVLDGQVVEIGGRTFGFVGGGLRTPMHTPYEISDEKYAAKVAAVGRVDVLCCHIPPAVPDLTYDVVARRFERGSEAVLRAIHETEPDLVLFGHVHQPLRARMRIGRTECVNVGHFQATGKPYVLTW, encoded by the coding sequence ATGCGGGTCCACGTGGTGAGCGACGTCCACGGTGCCGCCGAGGCGCTCGCCCGCGCGGGCGACGGCGCCGACGCCCTGGTGTGTCTGGGCGATCTGGTGCTCTTCCTCGACTATCACGACCTGGACCGGGGCATCTTCACCGACCTGTTCGGCGTGGAGAACACCCGCGAACTGCTCGCCCTGCGCAACGCCCGCCGCTTCGCCGAGGCCCGGGCCTTCTCCGGCTCGTTGTGGGCGGGTGTGCCGGGCGGCGCCCGACAGGCGATCGAGGCGGCGGTGCGCCGCCAGTACGCCGCGCTGTTCGCGGCCTTCCCCACCCCCGCCTACGTCACCTACGGCAACGTCGACGTGCCCGAACTGTGGCCCGACTACGCGCGCGAGGGGGTGACCGTGCTCGACGGCCAGGTCGTGGAGATCGGCGGTCGCACCTTCGGCTTCGTCGGCGGCGGGTTGCGCACCCCCATGCACACGCCGTACGAGATCTCCGACGAAAAGTACGCGGCCAAGGTCGCCGCGGTCGGTCGGGTCGACGTGTTGTGCTGCCACATCCCGCCCGCCGTGCCGGACCTGACCTACGACGTGGTCGCCCGCCGGTTCGAGCGCGGCAGCGAGGCGGTGTTGCGGGCGATCCACGAGACCGAACCCGACCTGGTGCTGTTCGGACACGTGCATCAGCCGCTGCGCGCGCGCATGCGGATCGGGCGCACCGAATGTGTCAACGTGGGGCATTTCCAGGCCACCGGGAAACCGTACGTCCTCACCTGGTGA
- a CDS encoding serine/threonine-protein kinase, translating to MDADNEGRLVGGRYLLAERLGRGGMGAVWRARDQVLGREVAVKEMLPQPGADDTERARLRERAAREARAAARLSHPSVVRVYDVVEEDDRPWIVMELVPSRSLAEVIRGDGPMAAEAVVEIGLAMIDALRTAHAAGILHRDVKPGNVLITPDGRAVLSDFGIAVVEGDSSVTQSGVVLGAPAYIPPERAKGLSPTAASDLWSLGATLYAAVEGKAPFERSTPLATLTAIVSEDPVPAKHAGPLDPVLHALLARDPARRPDAAETEAMLRDALREIREEQAATRALPPTPLPAAEPIPVVVPAPRTVEPEPDAISGGEAEIVSPLVAPPAKPPKPAREDRPARTFPWLPLPAAIAALVVFGIVVGLILFLIAPGDDKNDRAKGTADSGSPAPQSGSTPPSSPGPAAETAPVGGQPTPPPNTEPPPSDSAPPPAGTTPPTQGSTPPPTGVDGLPAGWTPYTGATTRYRIGLPPGWRKVKTEDSQEFFANAEGTLKLNVDTVASSPTDPVEDWKQAEPDVRRRFTNYQKVSIEKADYRDYPAAAWHFTYGSGTRHHVLNLGFTVPSGRGYSLYMDTPEAVWNDPATQELLAGFKASFQP from the coding sequence GTGGACGCGGACAACGAGGGACGCCTGGTCGGCGGGCGCTATCTGCTCGCCGAGCGACTGGGGCGCGGGGGTATGGGTGCGGTCTGGCGGGCTCGGGACCAGGTCCTGGGACGCGAGGTCGCGGTGAAGGAGATGTTGCCGCAACCGGGTGCCGACGACACCGAACGGGCCCGGCTGCGCGAGCGTGCCGCCCGTGAGGCGCGCGCCGCCGCGCGGCTGAGTCATCCTTCGGTGGTGCGCGTCTACGACGTCGTCGAGGAGGACGATCGGCCGTGGATCGTCATGGAGTTGGTGCCCTCGCGCTCGCTCGCCGAGGTGATCCGGGGCGATGGGCCGATGGCCGCCGAGGCGGTGGTGGAGATCGGTCTGGCCATGATCGACGCGCTGCGCACGGCGCACGCGGCCGGGATCCTGCACCGTGACGTCAAGCCCGGCAATGTGCTGATCACCCCCGACGGCCGGGCCGTGCTCAGCGACTTCGGCATCGCGGTGGTCGAGGGCGACTCGTCGGTGACCCAGTCGGGCGTGGTGCTGGGCGCCCCCGCGTACATTCCGCCGGAGCGGGCCAAGGGCCTGAGCCCCACCGCGGCCTCGGACCTGTGGTCGCTCGGCGCGACGCTGTACGCGGCGGTCGAGGGCAAGGCCCCGTTCGAACGCTCCACGCCGCTCGCCACGTTGACCGCGATCGTCAGCGAGGACCCGGTGCCGGCCAAGCACGCGGGCCCGCTCGACCCCGTCCTGCACGCGCTGTTGGCACGCGATCCGGCCCGGCGGCCGGACGCGGCCGAGACCGAGGCGATGTTGCGCGACGCGCTGCGCGAGATCCGGGAGGAACAGGCGGCCACCCGGGCGTTGCCGCCGACGCCGCTGCCCGCGGCGGAGCCGATACCCGTGGTCGTACCCGCGCCGCGGACCGTCGAGCCCGAACCCGACGCGATATCCGGGGGCGAGGCGGAGATCGTCTCCCCGCTCGTCGCCCCACCCGCGAAGCCCCCGAAGCCGGCTCGGGAGGACCGCCCCGCCCGAACCTTCCCGTGGCTGCCGCTGCCGGCCGCGATCGCCGCCCTGGTGGTCTTCGGCATCGTGGTCGGGCTGATCCTGTTCCTGATCGCCCCCGGCGACGACAAGAACGATCGGGCGAAGGGCACCGCCGACTCCGGCTCGCCCGCGCCGCAGTCGGGTTCGACGCCACCGTCGAGCCCCGGGCCGGCCGCCGAGACCGCCCCGGTCGGCGGACAGCCCACCCCGCCGCCGAACACCGAGCCCCCGCCGAGCGATTCGGCGCCGCCACCGGCCGGGACCACGCCGCCGACCCAGGGCTCGACGCCGCCGCCGACCGGCGTCGACGGCCTGCCGGCGGGCTGGACGCCGTACACCGGCGCGACCACCCGCTACCGGATCGGCCTGCCGCCCGGGTGGCGAAAGGTCAAGACCGAGGACAGCCAGGAGTTCTTCGCCAACGCCGAGGGCACCCTCAAGCTCAACGTGGACACCGTCGCCAGTTCACCGACCGACCCGGTCGAGGACTGGAAGCAGGCCGAGCCCGACGTCCGCCGTCGATTCACCAACTACCAGAAGGTGAGCATCGAAAAGGCCGACTACCGTGACTACCCCGCCGCCGCCTGGCACTTCACCTACGGCAGCGGCACCCGGCACCACGTGCTCAACCTCGGCTTCACGGTGCCGTCCGGGCGCGGCTACTCGCTCTACATGGACACCCCGGAGGCGGTCTGGAACGACCCGGCCACGCAGGAGTTGCTGGCCGGTTTCAAGGCGAGCTTCCAGCCCTGA
- a CDS encoding DUF5304 family protein, with protein sequence MDPDERVTGKDAADAWAGSTDEVPPAADAKAEGDGGRERVDPWARLGEEARRLADAVTGADRGDGAPAARLAEEARRLAETLVEQAGAVREQVARRHPEAAAHLAAAGTELASAYRAFVGDRERRWAAKPAESERIRLDDDE encoded by the coding sequence GTGGATCCTGATGAGCGGGTGACGGGCAAGGACGCGGCGGACGCGTGGGCGGGCAGTACGGATGAGGTGCCGCCGGCCGCGGATGCGAAGGCCGAGGGGGACGGCGGGCGGGAGCGGGTCGATCCCTGGGCGCGGCTCGGGGAGGAGGCTCGGCGGTTGGCCGATGCGGTGACCGGGGCCGATCGTGGGGACGGGGCGCCGGCCGCGCGGTTGGCGGAGGAGGCGCGACGGCTGGCCGAGACGCTGGTGGAGCAGGCCGGGGCGGTGCGCGAGCAGGTGGCGCGCAGACATCCGGAGGCGGCCGCGCACCTGGCCGCCGCCGGGACCGAGTTGGCGTCCGCGTACCGGGCCTTCGTCGGCGATCGGGAGCGCCGGTGGGCCGCGAAGCCGGCCGAGAGCGAGCGGATCCGGCTCGACGACGACGAGTAG
- a CDS encoding AMP-dependent synthetase/ligase produces MRECSVPALAEVPAEGNLTDLIKRNAAEAPDAAALARKVGGRWTDVTSTRFLAEVYEVAKGLIAAGIEPGDRIGLMSRTRYEWTLLDFAIWCAGAISVPVYETSSAEQIEWILSDSGARAVVVENAAHLGAVDRARERLPELAHVWRIDEGDGEAAVPALTAAGREVADAVVDERCAGLRADSVATVIYTSGTTGRPKGCVLTHGNFQAELGNVVALLNRLFVPEKSSCLLFLPLAHVLGRILEIGCIMARVRIGHCPDVKQLTGELQTFQPTFVLAVPRVFEKVYNAASAKAQADGKGKIFEMAAETAIAYSEGMDSASISLGLRIKHKVFDKLVYGKLRAALGGRATHAISGGAPLGTRLGHFFRGIGFTVLEGYGLTETCAAHTVNPADGIRIGTVGRPVPGSAVRIAEDGEILAKGPNVFTGYWKNDAATAEAFEDDGWFRTGDIGVLDDEGFLTVTGRKKEILVTAGGKNIAPALIEDRIRAHPLISECMVVGDRRPFVGALITIDPEAFPTWKEQNGKPADATVADLADDPDLLAAVQDAVDEGNKAVSRAEGVRRFRVLTINFTEESGHVTPSLKLKRNLVLKDFEQDIEKIYEG; encoded by the coding sequence GTGCGCGAGTGCAGCGTCCCGGCCCTGGCCGAGGTTCCCGCCGAGGGCAACCTGACCGACCTCATCAAGCGCAACGCCGCAGAGGCACCGGATGCCGCGGCGCTGGCCCGCAAGGTGGGCGGACGCTGGACGGACGTGACCTCGACCCGGTTCCTGGCCGAGGTGTACGAGGTGGCCAAGGGCCTGATCGCGGCGGGCATCGAACCCGGCGACCGGATCGGCCTGATGTCGCGCACCCGCTACGAGTGGACGCTGCTCGACTTCGCCATCTGGTGCGCCGGCGCGATCTCGGTACCGGTGTACGAGACCTCCTCGGCCGAGCAGATCGAGTGGATCCTGTCCGACTCGGGGGCGCGGGCGGTGGTCGTGGAGAACGCGGCGCACCTGGGCGCGGTCGACCGGGCGCGCGAGCGGCTGCCGGAGCTGGCCCACGTGTGGCGGATCGACGAGGGCGACGGCGAGGCCGCGGTGCCCGCGCTCACCGCCGCCGGGCGCGAGGTGGCCGACGCGGTGGTCGACGAGCGGTGCGCGGGCCTGCGCGCCGACTCGGTCGCCACCGTCATCTACACCTCCGGCACCACCGGGCGGCCCAAGGGCTGCGTCCTGACGCACGGCAACTTCCAGGCCGAGCTGGGCAACGTGGTCGCGCTGCTGAACCGGCTGTTCGTCCCGGAGAAGTCGAGCTGCCTGCTGTTCCTGCCGCTCGCCCACGTGCTGGGCCGGATCCTGGAGATCGGCTGCATCATGGCCCGGGTCCGGATCGGGCACTGTCCGGACGTCAAGCAGCTCACCGGCGAACTCCAGACCTTCCAACCGACCTTCGTGCTCGCCGTGCCGCGCGTGTTCGAGAAGGTCTACAACGCGGCCTCGGCCAAGGCTCAGGCCGACGGCAAGGGCAAGATCTTCGAGATGGCCGCCGAGACGGCGATCGCGTACAGCGAGGGCATGGACAGCGCGAGCATCAGTCTGGGCCTGCGGATCAAGCACAAGGTGTTCGACAAGCTGGTCTACGGCAAGCTGCGCGCCGCGCTCGGCGGCCGGGCAACGCACGCCATCTCCGGCGGCGCGCCGCTGGGCACCCGGCTCGGCCACTTCTTCCGCGGCATCGGCTTCACCGTCCTGGAGGGCTACGGCCTGACCGAGACCTGCGCCGCGCACACGGTCAACCCCGCCGACGGCATCCGGATCGGCACGGTCGGTCGGCCGGTGCCGGGCTCGGCCGTCCGGATCGCCGAGGACGGCGAGATCCTGGCCAAGGGTCCGAACGTGTTCACCGGCTACTGGAAGAACGACGCGGCCACCGCCGAGGCGTTCGAGGACGACGGCTGGTTCCGCACCGGCGACATCGGCGTCCTGGACGACGAGGGCTTTTTGACCGTGACCGGGCGCAAGAAGGAGATCCTGGTCACCGCGGGCGGCAAGAACATCGCGCCGGCCCTGATCGAGGACCGGATCCGGGCCCACCCGCTGATCAGCGAGTGCATGGTGGTCGGCGACCGCCGCCCGTTCGTCGGCGCGCTGATCACCATCGACCCGGAGGCCTTCCCGACCTGGAAGGAGCAGAACGGCAAGCCCGCCGACGCGACGGTCGCCGATCTCGCCGACGACCCGGACCTGCTGGCCGCCGTGCAGGACGCGGTCGACGAGGGCAACAAGGCCGTCTCGCGTGCCGAGGGGGTGCGCAGGTTCCGCGTGCTGACCATCAACTTCACCGAGGAGAGCGGCCATGTGACGCCGTCCCTCAAGCTCAAGCGCAATCTGGTGCTCAAGGACTTCGAGCAGGACATCGAGAAGATCTACGAGGGCTGA
- a CDS encoding alpha/beta hydrolase, which produces MSILPGAEPDHHDGGPVGVLLCHGFTGTPQSLRPWARHLAAAGLSVSLPLLPGHGTRWQDMNLTTWHDWYAAVDRAFDRLRERCDTVFVMGLSMGGGLALRLAEQHGDKVAGLVLVNPSVQADDPKVRLLPVLRHVIPSVAGIASDIRKEGSVELAYARTPVKAAYSLSRFWRVVGADLPQVTQPVLLLHSPHDHVVSPANSETVLARISSTDVTDVLLNDSYHVATLDHDAERIFASSLEFVRRLAPDARIPETAERD; this is translated from the coding sequence GTGTCGATCCTGCCCGGTGCCGAGCCCGACCACCACGACGGCGGTCCGGTGGGCGTCCTGCTGTGTCACGGGTTCACCGGCACGCCGCAGTCGTTGCGGCCGTGGGCCCGACACCTCGCCGCGGCCGGGCTGAGCGTGTCGCTGCCGCTGCTGCCCGGTCACGGCACCCGGTGGCAGGACATGAACCTGACCACGTGGCACGACTGGTACGCCGCCGTGGACCGCGCGTTCGACCGGCTTCGCGAGCGCTGCGACACGGTGTTCGTGATGGGTCTGTCGATGGGCGGCGGACTGGCCCTGCGGCTGGCCGAGCAGCACGGCGACAAGGTGGCGGGGCTGGTCCTGGTGAATCCGTCCGTACAGGCCGACGATCCGAAGGTGCGCCTGCTGCCGGTGTTGCGGCACGTCATACCGTCGGTGGCCGGCATCGCCTCCGACATCCGCAAGGAGGGCTCGGTCGAGCTCGCCTACGCGCGCACCCCGGTCAAGGCCGCCTACTCGCTGTCCCGGTTCTGGCGGGTGGTCGGCGCCGACCTGCCGCAGGTGACCCAGCCGGTGCTGCTCCTGCACAGCCCGCACGATCACGTGGTCTCGCCGGCCAACTCCGAGACGGTGTTGGCCAGGATCTCCTCCACGGACGTCACCGACGTCCTGCTCAACGACAGCTATCACGTGGCGACGCTCGATCACGACGCGGAACGGATCTTCGCATCCAGCCTGGAGTTCGTACGCCGGCTCGCGCCGGACGCGCGGATCCCGGAGACGGCCGAGAGGGACTGA